Sequence from the Eleutherodactylus coqui strain aEleCoq1 chromosome 13, aEleCoq1.hap1, whole genome shotgun sequence genome:
GTCTGCCAAACACAGCACCcctttgtccatagggttgtgtggggtattgcagcttaattccattgaagtgagtgggagCTTAGCTGACAACCCacagacaagagtggtgctgtagtTGGAGGGAAGAAGCCATGCTTTTTTTACGACACAAAGGGACCAGATcacatttatttttaattaaaacaaGAAAGTTACATGTTTTCTAATTTCTTGGTGTAGATTTTTTAATCCTATAGTCTATATGTGActttgggggcggccatctttcctgagcttcGTTATAAAGAGATATGCTtgacagcagcttcatgggccattcacacaacggTCAGGAGGGGACACAATGACTTGTATAGGAGCCTGTTCTAGGCATGCCCTGTAACCTGTGAAGGGGTatatagtcacagcttataccccatcatgaatggtggatcctgtgttatctagatACAGGCTTCACCTCTGTGAAGATAATGAGAGGACGGCTGAGAAGTTTCCTGCTCAGACCATTATTACGACTAGTGGCCagtgtgcagggagaggaggaggtgagccatgTCATACTATTATTACGACTAGTGGttggtgtgagaactgcaggattttatatCTAGATTGTGACTGGGAAAAATCAATCTATCATTTTctgtaatcctggacaacccctttaataataggtGCAAGGAAGCAAAAGAAAGGCTGGCATAACCAAGCTATAGCCTTGTGTGAGCAAGGATAAAGAGCGACGAAGACGCCTGGAAGTGCTGCGGGACCAGATGCCACACTAAGAAACCGGACTTTAGGCTGAGGGAAAAAATAAACTGGTGCGCGGCGCCACCTTCTGGCATTTATGGGAATCTGTCAACAGAGCAGCACAATGCAGGGACGGCCTTGCTGATTACTGATGTCTGGGGGTGTATGTGCAGTAGTAGTATCAGCCCAACagaactacaggaagtagtcctccatattcatgagctgcaggctagccccgCCCACTCCACCCTCCAGCCAGTGGTCCCTGACTAGAGGGGTGGGTGGAGCTGGCCtgcaggactacttcctgtagtccagcaggcatatcactgcaatcagcaaGTCCGTAACCATCTTGTATAGCCAGAGAGCTGCAAAATATGCTGACAGATTCCTTTAAAGAGAAGCAAGAAAATTCAACGAAACTTCTTTTAATATGAAAACCAGCAAGACGCCTTTCAAGGTGGAGGACTGTACAGCCAGGAACCTGCCGCCAAGCCTACACCCGCTCGACCCATGGCTGCTGGCTTATACATGGCGGTGCACACCCCAGCATTACTGAAGAGGCCTTGAAACGCGTCTGAAACTGCTGTTATCACAGAAGTAGTCGGGTTGAGTTCTCGCCTTTGCGCCTCTTTGGTACCAGAAGGCTGCGTCTCTTCTCAGCCCAAATTCCAAGTCCTTTAAAAGTTTACAGAtttaaagaccccccccccccccccctacatcgGATCATTACTGGCGGACCCCAGTAGTGTCAGGGAAGCTGATAGGATGGACTTCTTGGGAAATTCTAAGCCACCATGCGAGACGCATTCTCtgtggagagggaggaggggggaatcTTACCTTTAGGTTTCCCTTCGTTGTAAAAGCCCGTCCACATATTGTGCAAGCAAAAGGCTTTTCCCCCGTGTGGGTTCTTTCATGGATCTGTAGCGCACTTGCAGATGAGAAGTTCTTATTACATGTAGGGCAGAGGTGCTGCTTCGCCGAGCGCCGTTGGGGGGCAATTAGAGGAGTCATCCCAGGTGACAGAGTTGGTGGGGTGATGAAGTGTGTCATGCCTATAACCCTATCTGTTGGCATCTCCACTTTAATAAGTGTTGGGGGTGGACTGATGTACACATTAGAACTCCTGCCTGCAGAGCAATGAATATGTATTAAATATGTGCATGCACAGCCCAAAAACTGAAGTCACATTAAGATAAACCGGCCGTAGACACTCCATTGCAAATACAGGTCAGGAAGAatacagtttctccttgtggagagcaccaagcaAGCTTAAGGAGAATTACAAACCATGcaaagctcctctgggaaatttggtatgcaaatggcaGAGGGTCCAGTGCCTCTGCGGCTCCAGCTcttggaaggtagcttccctataagtcaggggtacaaggcctgttagaaggttGGACACGGCCAACGAtacaagccaagccagaatcttcCCCATcgaaaaacacgctcatctgcagACAGCCATGTTGGGGCTCCTGCCTCTTATTGGACTTCTAGGGAAGCTACGTTCCAAGAGGTGGCGCCGCAGAGGCACCGTAAAACCCCCAATCTACATTAGAAATACATTCAACAAGTCCAACCATCAACCAACTCATTGCGGTTTTATGGGCTCTTACACCAAAACAAGTGGATGAGTCCCAGTGGTAGGACTCCCACCACCAATTCAAGGAGTAGGGGGTCCCGTTTGCCCAACTTCCAGTCATTGCTGCATCACAGCACCAACTGGAGTGAATCGAGTGCTGGCCACACATGGATGgtgacactccattcatttcaatagggctaacTGAGATAGCCAAGTGCCATGCTCTGCTTTTCTTGTCAGCCCCatcgaaatgaatggagtagcagtgtTAAATCCAAAGTAACACAAGTCCGGTTGGAGTTGTGATGCAGAAGCAACTGGAAGTGAGGCAgatgtgaccccccctccccccaccccatcaGTTTAAACAAAAGCCACAATGCCAGAATACCCCTTCAATGTCTATATCATGAATACTCACTGAAGTCTCCATTATGGGGCAGTCCAGGCTCTTCCTTGATTTTTCGGATCAAATTACCATTGGTAAGGTCCAGGGCACCATCACCCTCCGCGTCCACAGAGCCATGCTCAGACCGCTCTGCCTTACTAGACACCCTTAACAGATCATGGCCATTGAACGAAGGTGGCGACTTAGAAGGCGGGCTGTCGCCTTGGCTGTTAGTTGGTGAAACGCCTCTCGTCTCAGATTGCGTGGGACTTTTTGGATATTCTTGATCTCCAGTTGAGGAGGAATCATTGGTCAGTCCATCACTTTCCACTGAGCCGTTGCCTATGGATTTCACACTGTTTTGCCTCTCTAACTTCAGGGCTGGTGAGGTGTGATTATCCTGTGACATGGGCTCTGAAAGCTGTGCTGGGGACTCTACCGGGACCACACTTTGTGGGGTTGGTGGCTTAGAACCCAGTGGTCCATCTCCAAGTGGTCCATCTCCAAGCTCAGAGTCTTCTTCCATGTCAATGTCATCAATGTTGTCATCCATGAAGCTGTTCAGATCTCCGTTCTTCTCGTCATTCACCGATGAGTCGTTGTCCTCGCAGGAGTCTTCTGGCACCGGCGTGTTGGGAATCTGGCCACCCATGTGCATCCGTATGTGCTGCTGCAGCACCACGGCATTAGTAAACTTCTTTTGGCAGATTGGGCACGAGTGCTGCACTTTTGATGGTGTGTTGGCACGGTGTACACCGTAGTGCGTCTTAAGGTTACTTTTGGTTGAAAAGGCGCGTCCACAGATCTTGCATTTAAACGGTCTCTCGCCAGTGTGGGTGCGATAATGCATTTTAAGGGAGCTTGGACAACTGAGGATTCGGTGACATACCTGGCATTCATTCAAGTCAGAACCAGACTTATCAATGTTCTCCACCAGTTGTTGCAGCTTGCTCGTTTCGGACCCCTGCTCACTTGAACCACTTGCAGAGGGGGAGTTCAGACTCTGATCAGTGCCAGATTCATGGCCAACGACTCCCGATGACACAGATTCACCTTCACTGCCCGGGGAGGGCTTGGACTGCAGGTTAATAGGTAGAGGGATCACCGAGGAGTCAGCTACACCAGCCATATGTAAGCCAGAGCTGGGAAGACTTGGCACCCCGGGCTTTGTGTCTATAATCACATTAGACTCATCCAAGGGAACGGACATGCCATAGGGGATCCCGGTGGTTGTGGGGATGTTGTCTAGGTGCTCCGGAACAGGATACGGATTCATTCTTATGTGGGGATACTTCTCTCGGTGGCGCTGGAAGTGAACTTTCAGGTTTCCCTTTGTAGTAAACCTGTTGCCACAAATGTTGCACTTATAGGGTCTCTCGCCAGTGTGGGAACGCAAGTGGATTTGCAGCGCGCTGTCATTACCAAACGCTTTGCCACAAAACTTACATTTATGCCTGAAGAATTGATCCTCACCGTTGGGCTTCCCTTCAGATATCGCAACACCTGGAAACTTGCTTTTCAGCTTTTTTGCAGCATCCGTCACACTGAGGGGATTCTGGAAGATGACGGTTCCAGGAGAACGAGGTAGGACAGGGTTTGGGAACCGCGAGACAGAAGGAGGAATCCCCCTATTGATAACCTCCGGCTTTATTAGTGGGCTTGAGAGGGTAATGGGCACAGTGCCAGATGCCACCACGGGGATGGTGCTATGAGGTAGTTTGGATTGTTTCAGAGTCTCAAGTGTCAAGTTTTGCGTTCCAGCCTTCTGGCCAATGAGAGCGACAGCAGCGGTAAGCTGTTGGGATAAGTGGGCACCGAGCGCCTTAAGTGGATCTGTAGCCGCAGCTATGGAAGGATGCAAGGAGTTAGGAGCCATCATGGCTATTTGGATGCGGATTTGCTCAGTAAGCTGAATCTGCTGAAGTTGCTGCTGCTGCAAGCAAACCAGCTGCTCCAGAATCATGGGAATGGTGTTGGGGTTGTTTGCTGGGTTAGAGATGCCATTTGACGCATGCTGATTAACAGCCACTTTAGTAGTATTGATAGTCTGCAAAGTCACATTAGTGTTGGAGGCAGTTGTTTTAGGCAGATAGCCAAATCCATTAGTCTTGGGAGCCGGCTGAGGAGCGCTTTTATTTGCAGAGTCCACTTTCCTGTCCATCTTCTCGGCGGAGCCCTTTGCAGGTCCTTCCCGCTCCGCTTTACTCTTAACCTGTTCTGCATTGACACTTTCGGGAGGGGCTTCAGAGAACACCTGGGGCGGCCCCTCACTGTCCCCCTCCCTCAGGATCAGGACTGGAGCATTTTTTGTGCAGTTCTTTTTATGTTCCAAGAACTCCGACTGGTCGAAGAACTCGGCGCAGCATTTCTCGCAGACGTGCGTCTCCTCCATCCTGCAGCGCTTCACGCTTCTTCCTCCATCCGTATCACTTGTACCGTCTTGAGCATCAGCTAAAATAAACAAACATAAAAGTGAATAAATGAGCTGCGGGGGACATCAGTCACAccaccatatacagtatatactccgCACAGAGTTAGTCAACAGGTGCAAACAAGTCATTTATAAAGGAGGGTTTCAACTGCATTTAAAATGGAAGTGTGCCCCATAaaggggagccccccccccccccccctcatgtcaTGATGTATATTTATAGACTAATCCCCAAATTCCTGTAGTTCTCACATGGACCACTAGGACTAACAGCctggcacagctcacctcctcccctccctgcacactgaccattaTTCCTAATaggtctgacacttcctgttctatagagaGAACTTCAGCTGTCATCTAATCATCTTCACagtcaggattacactgagaggcgaCACCTATATATGGATAACACAGATCCACCAttgacaatagtcacagctcacctcctccccaccctgcagacaggtttacactgagaggtgaaacctatatacagataatacaggacccaccattcacaatagtcacagctcacctcctcccctccctgtacagacaggattacactgagaggcgacacctatatatagataacacagagtCAACCATTCAGGatagatgtcacagctcacctcctcccatgcCTGCACAAAGCACACCCACAATACTCTCCCACAGAAGTCCATGAGTCCCCTCCTGTACTGTACAGTGTTTccgcaaaaataagacagtgtcatattaatttttgttcaaaaaggttaggtttaacttttcttttttacatgtatagctgcctggacactatttaaattgactttttaaattaactgttagcagggcttaattttggagtagggcttatatttcaagcatcctcaaaaagcctgaaaaatcattttgcatcctcaacaaTTCTGGAAAatcctgctatgtcttattttcagggaaacagggtagctataGCCCATGAGGCTACTGTAAGGCATCTCTCCAATTGCTGTTAATAGCTCTAGAGCAACATGGCCGCCCCACAGCCACGGCCGCCCCACAGCCACCCCACAGCCACGGCCGCCCCACAGCCACCCCACAGCCACGGCCGCCCCACAGCCGCCCCACGGCCGCCCCACGGCCGCCCCACAGCCGCCCCACAGCCACGGCCGCCCCACAGCCACCCCACAGCCCTGTACAGGAGggggttataaaaaaaataaatagattcaGAAAACAATATAAGATTATTGATGACAAGGACAAAGCagaactagagaagaatcagtcaggaagGAGAGCGGAATGGTCTCACTTTTCGGAGGGCGCCTGGCCTTCACCTCTCCGGTGCTCCTGCTGTCGCTTTCATTTGCGCCATATTGGGTGAAATTGTGAATCTATCACTTCTGCTTCCTCACTGGGAAGACTGATATCTCTGAAGTGCAAGtaactggaggggggggggggggggggctgtcaggtgcttctgcagtcccatgtaaaaggactcccAGAGTTTAACCTGTGTGATCATTTGTCAAAGAAAGTTATTGTTTTCTTATCTTCACAAAAGCCCTTGAAGAGTCGGCCGCCTCACACTGGGGGGAGAACCTCGCTCATGTGAGCagatatgcgaatgttctattcttccAATGTGTGCACAATACCACGAATCGTCCATGCGGGTGACAATTGCGGATACAATTCAAATCCGTTCACGTGCAACCAGCCTAGAAGAGGGTAAACAAACTCATACATCGAGAAGTTGCTTTATAGTTGTCTCATGCACTATAGACATGGGACGACTTCTAGGATATACTGTTATGGGCATGCTGTGTGAGCTAtacaggaagggggaggaggtctACTGTGTACCCTTAACCTCTATGGAGGAGTGttatgggcatgctctgtgacctgtacaagaaaggggaggaggtgagctgtgacatcacccatTATGAATGGTAGAtgcctgtgttatctatatatacacaggtgtcacctcagtgtaatcctgcctgtgatgataatgacatgacagctgagagctttcctctacagaacaggaagtgtcagactattaggtTCTGTGgttagtgtgcagggagggggtggaggtgagctgtgactattgtgaatggtggctcctgtgttatctatatataggtgtcacctctcagtgtaatcctgtctgtacaaggagcggaggaggggagctgtgactattgtgaatggtgggtcatgtgttatctatatataggtgtctcccccagtgtaatcctgtctgtacagggaggggaggaggtgagctgtgactattgtgaatggtggctcctgtgttatctatatataggtgtcatctctcagtgtaatcctgcctgtgcagagaGGTTTTCTCCATAGAAAAGGAAGTGTTGGACTATTAGTGGTCAGTGTGGGTATGTAGCCACTAAAAGTTGAACAGAacttcagactttttaaacacaaAAGCTCTATTTATACAGGAGGTAATCTTCTGATGACACTGTACCACTGAAGCATACTGCATTACAATATTAAGCGTTATGGTTACATAGTGAACTGTGGGCAGACTCACACGCAGATTTTATTTAGGCACCCAATAAGCAGTGCTAAAACACTTGATTTACACCGGACCGGTCAGACCTGCGTTTTACacgtgaaggaaaaaaaaaactaaatgcagCATATCTTATTTTGCTGCTTAATATGCCCATTACAGTCAGCGTGTGAGATATGCGTTACCTGTATATTACACAGGTAAAGATACGCTCCCCTCCCGGAGATCAAACGTTGAGCACCGACATGGCGAGTTAAGTCACATTTATATGCAACTACTGAAGGTTTCTTTTCTGCCCCCTTGCCTGCCAATCAGCCAGTAGACCCCCGTTTACACGATGGCCTATAGAACACCAACAATCTCTTACGACTGCCTAAAGAAAGACGTGATCGAAGACAGAAGCGAGTCCTGACTGATCACATGGTCGCTGCACACCGGACGGTTGGGAGAACGCGCTTCAGAGAAAACTTTATTCCACATAATCATCCCAGTCCCTTAAAGTGGCGGATACTTTAGGACAGTCAGATTTAATCACCGATACCAATATGTTGCGCCACGGGCGGCTCTTCAGCCTGATCTCTGCACACCAGGACTTCTGTGTCCACAGATCAGCTTGTAAACTAATGGAGAGCATTGGCTTTCCCCCCACAAAACAAAAGAATATTAATGAAGCGCATCCTGCACATGGCTTTTGTCCTGTACACTGTAACATTTGGCCACACAGCAAAATTATAGCCATGGCCAGCCATTAAATAGTGGtgcgtgggggaggggagggcctTTCATTAATGATAAGAGCAGAGATCCAGAAAGTTCTTCTGTTTTGCCATCTCTCCACCCCTGAATTTGTGGAATGTTATCTCTCAGCATCTAGTTATCCAATAAGTTAGAAGAATGCAGTGAAGTCAGCAGGGGTTTAGATTAAATCACCAACAAATGGATGGGGAGGGGGACAACTCCTATGCCATTGTTAATTCGAATGTGTCCCCTCTGCAGTCACCAGAAGAGTGAAACGAGAACTGATGCAAAACTAATGAGAATGTTAAAAGTTAAATAACCACTAAAGGAAGGGAAACGAAAAACCATCACTTACTCTCTAGATGGAAGGGAGGTTTTATTTAGGATGTTAGAACTTCTGATGCAACAACCTCAGCTGCAGAAGTGTCCAACAAGGTGATGCAATTCCTCTCCATCAAACCTGGGGCGCAACAGACCGCACGCCACACTGCGCTGATGACACAAACCCTGCTGCCAAGGTCAATTGCAGGAACCCTAATTGTAAGCCTGACATCAGCTTACCACCCACAgcatgcaggaggaggaggcaaaGGTTACAGAAGCACGCCAGGCACAGCGCAAGGGGCGACAACTGCTACACAAAATATTCGGTTTCATTTAGACTAGGCGCACTTgcgttagagaaaaaaaaaaaaaagagaacgcaCCAAAAATGCATTTAAGCACAGTAAAGACTGCTGTATATTTCATGCACTAAAATATGCATACACCTGTGGGAATACGTCCTCAGAGGTAGTATATAGAGGCATCTATGATATGGGGCTTCAGCTTTACACAtttcagtatatatttttttctttgggtggggggggggggggtgaagaggcTCAAGTGCCTCCGCTGACTCCTACCAGTTCTAGGGTGCTTTACACTCTGTACATCTGTTGTAGTGCCAGTAATAAACATTTATATAGGGGGGTGTTCTGGATCTGGGTTAGTGTAGATATAAACCTGGGTGAGAAATGGGGGTTTTCAATAGCAGATTATAAAAGCCACTTGTGACCTTCCTTTGTGTAAATGCTAATATACATGTAGGGCTGTATATAGCGCCCCCTGCTGATTTCCTGCCCGGGTAATTGCTCACCAGGATGCAGCAGCATTGTTCTCACAGGAGGGTCCAATCTCAGGATGCAAATTAATCCTAAACAAAAAGTGaccagggaggaggaaaaaaaaaaaagtcaaggtGTGAAATAGACTGGAACATAAGGAGGCAGTGACCAGCTCACACCTAGAGGTGGCGCCACAGCACAAAAATAAGGCATTAACCATCACCTCTAGCACGAAAGTGATGGCCATCAAGAGATCTACGGGACAGATGTGTGCCAGTCCGGAATCTGAAGTAACCGGCGATTATAGGGTTAATAGTGGAAATGATGGGGAGAAGTTTCTGCACCCCTTAACAATGGGCTGTATGTCTATATTACAAGGGCTCCTTGGTGCTGCAGCCACATCGGGGAGGGCAGCATGGCCACTATTTACATGTGCAACAGCTCCCACCCCCCATCACATGCACAAAGGAAGGGGGCTGCAGTGTACCTTCTGGCTGGACCCCCACACACGGCAGGAAGGCAACACAGGGTTAAACAATaacaaaaaatatcaaaaataaataaatcaaacaAACAGACCTACaagtataaataaataaacacgcGATCCAAAGTCCCCAAACCGGAGAAAAGTTGTAACAGTTACGGGAAAACCTCCCGCAGAGTCCGGCTGATCTATAGGGGCCGACAGTGCGGGCTAGAATCTATACACCCCGATGTATAGGTGCCTGCAGTCAGCCATACAGTCCATAGGTGCCTGCAGTCAGCCATACAGTCCATAGGTGCGCGCAGCCCAGGAGTCCCCCGATTACAGCAGGTGGAGGGCGCGCTGGATACAACTTGTTACATTGTTGCTACATTCACATCCGGCAGCAGTAGATGGTTGCAGCTCCCGGGGGGCTGCAGGGGGTCAGGGGGCTCCGTCCAGGGCACACAGTCCCACTCCCCGCCCGGCTACTCACCGCTCGCCTGCCGCAGCTGCCCCTCCGAGCCGAGGTGCTGGGGCTTCGCCTGCTTCCTCCTGGACATGGTCCGCGCATCAGGAGCCCAGCAGCCAATTATTCCTCCTCACAACGCATTCCAGGGCCGGTAATTACCCCTCAGGTGGGAATGCGCATGTCGCTGTAATTATGATTATCAATAATGCATTGCGATTTATCATGGGTTCCTGACAGCTGATTGGCCTGAGTCCAAAAAACTCACAGATTATTCAAATAAGGGCTATTGATCAGAAGGGGAGCGAGGCAGCCTGGGAAATGTAGTCTGCAGCCCATGCCACCGAGGGCAacaaaactgcaactttttttttctctttctttcaatCACAATCCCCTCCCCCACCAGCAGAAATGCTTTATAATTCCAAGTAAACACAATGGGGCTGGGGGAGAAAAAGTTGTTtgcaaatgaatgaaaaaaaaaagccagttgACAAAAGAGAAAGAAGCCTCAGTGCTGCCTGTAAGGGGGGATCAGATGTTGGAGGGGCTGCACATTTGGAGGATTTGTTGATAGGCTGTAAAGTAGAATCTCATCATTTTGTCTGCAGCAGGTAAAAAAGTTACTATCAGCTTTTGTATTTGtagtttttgatgtttttttcagGATACAAAAAGacttttgacaaaaaaaatgaatgagATATTTAATTCTGTTTACAAACAGAAACAAAACATTTAGAGCTGATGGTAACATTGTATCctatttaaagggacagtgcaGGGAAGGTGGGGGAGATAGGATAGGGCACCCCAATATTATCCTTTCTTTAATAAATCACATCCTTTGTGTGACATGTGGACTCCTGGGGAAGGGGAAGGGTCCCAGCCTTATTTTTGCCCTTTAGGCTCCGGTTACATCTCTATTCAGGGATTCTGAGATtttgttctgtcattagaaaaacagaaataaacatttccatttaaaggacttttctgggacataaaaaaaatttgagttaaaatgaagaaaaattgaaaACTCACCTATCCTGGCGGCTTCCTGTCCATTGCTCCAGCCCCATGGAACTCGGGAAAAGTGGCGAGCGGCTCACGCGCCTtttattgtgcatgtgaccacccagccactcacaggcttcaatggTGATTCTtatggctgctgaagcctgtgagcggCTGAGCGATCGCATGCAGGGTGCATCGGGGCTGCAGCGCAGGATACGGAGCCCCAGGATAGGCGAGTATTCATTTTTTCTCTGTTtacccttttatatatatatatatatatatttatatttatttatttatttattttaatgccccagaaaacccctttaattt
This genomic interval carries:
- the SALL4 gene encoding sal-like protein 4, whose amino-acid sequence is MSRRKQAKPQHLGSEGQLRQASADAQDGTSDTDGGRSVKRCRMEETHVCEKCCAEFFDQSEFLEHKKNCTKNAPVLILREGDSEGPPQVFSEAPPESVNAEQVKSKAEREGPAKGSAEKMDRKVDSANKSAPQPAPKTNGFGYLPKTTASNTNVTLQTINTTKVAVNQHASNGISNPANNPNTIPMILEQLVCLQQQQLQQIQLTEQIRIQIAMMAPNSLHPSIAAATDPLKALGAHLSQQLTAAVALIGQKAGTQNLTLETLKQSKLPHSTIPVVASGTVPITLSSPLIKPEVINRGIPPSVSRFPNPVLPRSPGTVIFQNPLSVTDAAKKLKSKFPGVAISEGKPNGEDQFFRHKCKFCGKAFGNDSALQIHLRSHTGERPYKCNICGNRFTTKGNLKVHFQRHREKYPHIRMNPYPVPEHLDNIPTTTGIPYGMSVPLDESNVIIDTKPGVPSLPSSGLHMAGVADSSVIPLPINLQSKPSPGSEGESVSSGVVGHESGTDQSLNSPSASGSSEQGSETSKLQQLVENIDKSGSDLNECQVCHRILSCPSSLKMHYRTHTGERPFKCKICGRAFSTKSNLKTHYGVHRANTPSKVQHSCPICQKKFTNAVVLQQHIRMHMGGQIPNTPVPEDSCEDNDSSVNDEKNGDLNSFMDDNIDDIDMEEDSELGDGPLGDGPLGSKPPTPQSVVPVESPAQLSEPMSQDNHTSPALKLERQNSVKSIGNGSVESDGLTNDSSSTGDQEYPKSPTQSETRGVSPTNSQGDSPPSKSPPSFNGHDLLRVSSKAERSEHGSVDAEGDGALDLTNGNLIRKIKEEPGLPHNGDFSRSSNVYISPPPTLIKVEMPTDRVIGMTHFITPPTLSPGMTPLIAPQRRSAKQHLCPTCNKNFSSASALQIHERTHTGEKPFACTICGRAFTTKGNLKVHVGTHMWNNSARRGRRLSMDNQMPPLGNDTMKVAEIFPKYLVPSAVNIDPAVWSQYATALNNGLAMKTNEISVIQSGGIPSLPVSNGSAPIVSTATVSNLEVAQPNASQSVTEMEEKPAESAPKHPFPHFMEENIAVK